The following coding sequences are from one Gossypium raimondii isolate GPD5lz chromosome 4, ASM2569854v1, whole genome shotgun sequence window:
- the LOC105779198 gene encoding E3 ubiquitin-protein ligase MPSR1, producing MEAIARKKVEEGYDCSICLEKFKEEEEGSEMPCKHVFHSDCVEKWLRINRSCPVCRFVMPDEEGESSGGGNGNLGILGSGNQEIVQSVVRVSSLANLIALAMTASGLRSEQ from the coding sequence ATGGAAGCAATTGCGAGGAAAAAAGTGGAAGAAGGGTACGATTGTTCGATTTGTTTGGAAAAGTttaaagaggaagaagaaggaaGTGAGATGCCATGCAAGCATGTGTTTCATTCCGATTGTGTTGAAAAGTGGCTGCGCATCAATCGGTCCTGCCCGGTTTGTCGGTTTGTGATGCCGGATGAGGAGGGTGAAAGCAGCGGCGGCGGCAATGGTAATTTGGGAATATTGGGATCGGGAAATCAGGAGATTGTACAGTCGGTTGTAAGAGTATCTAGCTTGGCTAATTTGATAGCATTAGCAATGACGGCTTCAGGTCTGAGGTCGGAACAATGA
- the LOC105779193 gene encoding uncharacterized protein At5g19025, whose product MVYFHRSISVCNSVDQASPMANSGNSSDLMMNPKSASSKGNFCKKQKVFNPPQKVFNPPSCLKIPSCERSRSAAVDVVILIAVIAAFGILLFPTIKCISLKVIEFIEAAYDLVRDEMMISPMIYGSIGLGFSCSAIAAWILLLCTTRKCGNPHCKGLNKATEFDIQLETEECVKNLSPTVKDGVSKGLLQLLHNHHKELEAELKRLAPVNGRAVLVFRAKCGCSVGRLEVPGLKKQRKIKK is encoded by the coding sequence atggtatatttCCATAGATCAATCTCCGTCTGCAATTCGGTTGACCAGGCTTCTCCAATGGCAAATTCTGGGAATTCAAGTGATCTCATGATGAACCCCAAATCAGCGTCATCAAAGGGCAATTTTTGTAAGAAACAAAAGGTATTCAATCCGCCACAAAAGGTATTCAATCCACCAAGTTGTTTAAAAATCCCCTCTTGTGAAAGATCAAGATCTGCCGCCGTTGATGTTGTAATCTTAATTGCTGTGATTGCTGCTTTTGGAATCTTATTGTTTCCAACTATAAAATGCATATCTTTGAAAGTGATTGAATTCATCGAAGCTGCATATGATTTGGTTAGAGATGAAATGATGATATCTCCAATGATATACGGATCCATAGGACTTGGTTTTTCTTGTTCTGCAATAGCTGCTTGGATTTTGCTTCTTTGTACAACTAGGAAATGTGGGAACCCTCACTGTAAAGGGCTCAATAAGGCCACCGAATTCGATATTCAGTTGGAAACCGAGGAGTGTGTTAAGAACTTGAGCCCTACGGTTAAAGATGGTGTTTCCAAAGGACTTCTCCAATTGCTGCACAATCATCACAAGGAATTGGAAGCCGAGCTAAAGAGGCTGGCACCGGTTAATGGAAGAGCAGTGCTTGTGTTTCGAGCTAAATGTGGATGTTCCGTTGGCAGATTGGAGGTTCCGGGACTGAAGAAGCAAAGAAAGATCAAGAAATAG